The window GTTTTTCTCGTTCTTCCTAATTCTACCGTTACTTGCAATGGAATATCTAATAACATATTAAGATTTCTTTGTTCAGGTTCCATAGCTGGTACCTCTTCAAACGATGAAAAGACCGCTGGTTGCACGTTAACTGTAGGTTGCCCAATAACTTTCGTACTTGTAGAGCCACTGGAATAATTCTTCTGTTGAGTTGTTTCAATAGAAGAAGCGTAATGAGAAGATTGTTCACTTTCTGCATTAAAGTCTAAACCATAAATATTTTCATTATTAGTAGAACTTGTCGTTTCATAAACTTCTTCTATATTAACTTCGTTATTATTACTTTCTCCGTGCAACTCGCTTACTAGAGTAAGTGCAAAATCCATTGGTAAAACTTGCATTATTTGAGAATCGATTAAATCCCCGATTTTAATATTAAAAGCAACTTTTACAATCTTTTCTTCGGATGCTATATAATCTTTTCCTTCGCCTTCTTTTAAATCTAACAAAACTACAGCAGGAGGAGAAATATCAATCTTTTTTTGAAATATCGTTGACATACTAGTTGCAGCTGAACCCATCATTTGATTCATAGCTTCTTGAACAGCGCTTAATTGAATTTCATCTAAAATAGTAGATTGAGTATGACCATCTCCACCTAACATTAAATCAGCAATAATGGCGGCATCTTTTTGTTCAATTACTAAAACATTTGAACCCGTAAAACCTTCTGTATAATTAACACTAATTGCTACATAAGGTTCAGGAAACTCACTTTCGACTTTATTTTTTTCTACTACCGTCACTTTAGGAGTAGTAATTTCAACCTTTTGGTTAAGTAAGGTTGATAGCGCAGTTGCCGAGCTCCCAAATGATATATTCCCTACTTCCCCTAATGTATCTTCTTCGATTTCCGTTAACGAATGTTCCACACTTGGTTCAGCAAAGAGGGATGAATCGTTGTTGTCAGTTGAAGTGCCGCGCAATAGTGCGTCAATTTCATCTTGTGATAACATTCCGTCATTCATCATCTTCCTCTCCCTCCTTGAGTTCACTCAAAATTTGTACAGCTAAATAATTTTTTGCTTTGCCTATTTGTCCTAAAAAGGTTGGTTTTTCGTCTACTTTGACCTTTATAGGATCTGTAATACTTTTATGAATTGGAATAACATCACCTACAGCTAAATCAAGTAAATCGGAAAAACTTATCTCTGTTTCACCAAGTTCTGCTGTTAATGTTAAAAACGTTCCTTTGATTGCTCTTTTTAATGCTTGTTCTTCATGTGGCTGTCTTTGCTTGCTCTTTTCTTCCATCCAATAATGAACCGATAACTTAGGAATTATTGGCTCTAATACTACATGTGGAATGCAAACATTAATCATTCCACTAATTTCTCCTATTGTAATGTTAAAAGAGATGACAATTACCGTTTCATTCGGAGAAACCATTTGTAAAAATTGCGGATTAATTTCTAAATCAGCTAAAAACGGTTCAATTTGTGCAACAGTTTCCCATGCCTCTCCAAAATTCTCAACAGCACCTTCGAATAAATTTGTCATTAATTTCGTTTCAATCTCTGTTAAACTATCAATTTTATTAAAGCTAGTTCCTCTTCCACCTAATTGTCTATCTAACATCGCATAAGCAATATTAGGGTTAAATTCCATTAACACTCGACCATCAAGAGGGGGGAATTCAATAACATTTAAAAATGTCATTTTTGGGATAGAACGTATGAACTCCTCGTATGGTACTTGATCTACGGATGCAACATTTATTTGAATGTATGTCCTTAGTTGTGCAGAGAAGTAAGTAGTTAAGAGCCTCGCATAATTTTCATGGATGCGTGATAAATTTCTAATTTGATCTTTAGAGAATCTAAGTGCTCTTTTAAAATCATAAACTTTCACTTTCTTCTCTTTTGACTCATTTTTTAAAATATCAGCGTCCATTTCGCCTGTAGATAGTGCTGATAACAAAGCATCAATTTCACTTTGAGACATAATATCTGTAGACATTTTCCCTCACCTCCTCCAAATTAAAATTTATTATTTTTGAAGGAGAAAGCGTGTTGTATAAACTTGAACAACTTTCCCGTCCTGCATAATCGAATTTAATTGGAACCTAATTTCCTCTTCAAGTTCTACAATACCTTCTCCACCTGAAAAGTCGCTTGCAACTTTATTAGCAATCGTATGAATAACGATGTTTTCTAATTGAAAATTTCTTTTTTCTAATTCGTTCCTTGCTTTATTACTATCTGTTTGGATTTTATATTGCACTCGAACATAGCCACCACTCTGCAAGTTCGTTGTTATTTCGTTAAAATCGACCGAGTACTTTAACACTTCATCAATTGAAGGTTCTTTCGTTCCATTAGAATCTCCGTAAAAGATGTTAACTGTTACTAATACGACAATTCCTAATAAGAAAATAAATAATAGAATGATAAGCATCGTATTAACTAATTTATTTTGGAACATTTATTTCTCCCCCATGTCCCTTGCATTATAAATATGATGAAAGAACTGTAAACTTTGTTTAGTTACTTCCTCCATTGATTCTTTTACAAACAGCTTTTTTCCATTTGTTAATGTAATTACGGTATCTGGTACTTCTTCTACTTGTTCAATAATCCAAGCATTCACTGTAAAAACTGTTCCATTCGTTTTAGTTAACTTTATCATCATTATAAGAGGCTAGAAGTAGCCTCTACCTCCTATCGTTTTAAGTTAACAAGCTCTTGTAAAATTTCATCTGAAGTA is drawn from Bacillus alkalisoli and contains these coding sequences:
- a CDS encoding flagellar FlbD family protein, producing the protein MMIKLTKTNGTVFTVNAWIIEQVEEVPDTVITLTNGKKLFVKESMEEVTKQSLQFFHHIYNARDMGEK
- the fliM gene encoding flagellar motor switch protein FliM, producing MSTDIMSQSEIDALLSALSTGEMDADILKNESKEKKVKVYDFKRALRFSKDQIRNLSRIHENYARLLTTYFSAQLRTYIQINVASVDQVPYEEFIRSIPKMTFLNVIEFPPLDGRVLMEFNPNIAYAMLDRQLGGRGTSFNKIDSLTEIETKLMTNLFEGAVENFGEAWETVAQIEPFLADLEINPQFLQMVSPNETVIVISFNITIGEISGMINVCIPHVVLEPIIPKLSVHYWMEEKSKQRQPHEEQALKRAIKGTFLTLTAELGETEISFSDLLDLAVGDVIPIHKSITDPIKVKVDEKPTFLGQIGKAKNYLAVQILSELKEGEEDDE
- the fliY gene encoding flagellar motor switch phosphatase FliY; translated protein: MMNDGMLSQDEIDALLRGTSTDNNDSSLFAEPSVEHSLTEIEEDTLGEVGNISFGSSATALSTLLNQKVEITTPKVTVVEKNKVESEFPEPYVAISVNYTEGFTGSNVLVIEQKDAAIIADLMLGGDGHTQSTILDEIQLSAVQEAMNQMMGSAATSMSTIFQKKIDISPPAVVLLDLKEGEGKDYIASEEKIVKVAFNIKIGDLIDSQIMQVLPMDFALTLVSELHGESNNNEVNIEEVYETTSSTNNENIYGLDFNAESEQSSHYASSIETTQQKNYSSGSTSTKVIGQPTVNVQPAVFSSFEEVPAMEPEQRNLNMLLDIPLQVTVELGRTRKTVKDILDLSSGSIIELDKLAGEPVDILVNNKLIAQGEVVVIDESFGVRVTDIISQTDRLKRLK
- the fliL gene encoding flagellar basal body-associated protein FliL is translated as MFQNKLVNTMLIILLFIFLLGIVVLVTVNIFYGDSNGTKEPSIDEVLKYSVDFNEITTNLQSGGYVRVQYKIQTDSNKARNELEKRNFQLENIVIHTIANKVASDFSGGEGIVELEEEIRFQLNSIMQDGKVVQVYTTRFLLQK